The following are from one region of the Streptosporangiales bacterium genome:
- a CDS encoding MarR family transcriptional regulator — MMDSATASPYIPGMTHSPASAADRITSATGFLLFRVGDAARAVIERTLEPWGMRGKDLRALAFVCDEIVSQQDLCRLTGMDRTTMVAVVDGLERLGYAQRNRSPVDRRKHVISPTPLGRTAHHDAMTALLRAETAFLAPLDETERDVLNGALLKLYAAHDPTCAPR; from the coding sequence GTGATGGACTCCGCCACGGCAAGCCCGTACATTCCAGGCATGACCCACTCGCCCGCCTCCGCCGCGGACCGGATCACGTCGGCCACGGGCTTCCTGCTGTTCCGGGTCGGCGACGCGGCGCGTGCCGTGATCGAGCGGACCCTGGAGCCGTGGGGGATGCGGGGCAAGGACCTGCGTGCCCTCGCCTTCGTCTGCGACGAGATCGTCTCGCAACAGGACCTGTGCCGACTCACCGGCATGGACAGGACGACCATGGTGGCGGTGGTCGACGGCCTCGAACGCCTGGGCTACGCGCAGCGGAACCGCAGTCCGGTGGATCGACGCAAGCACGTCATCTCGCCGACGCCGCTCGGCCGCACCGCCCATCACGACGCCATGACCGCGCTCCTTCGCGCCGAGACCGCCTTCCTCGCACCCCTCGACGAGACCGAGCGCGACGTCCTCAACGGAGCGCTGCTGAAGCTCTATGCCGCCCACGATCCGACCTGCGCTCCCCGCTGA
- a CDS encoding ABC transporter permease subunit has product MARYIAARCGAAVVVALLITVLLSMLERLVPGDPARTVLGPRATPELVEAVRAQLGLDKPVHVQVWDFVTGAVRGDLGNNFLSQTPVSELVGNALPHTLILAVCSLGVAALVGIPLGAYAAAHRGSWIDRITALVSVSVITVPSYVAGLLLLLLFAVKLRWLPAIGAGTESAGSYVAHLVLPTLALALLWIGYLARLVRSSMLEVLESNYIRTAHAFGLRSRVVLYKHALRNAITPTVAVLGVGLGNLLGGAVFVEVIFNRPGLGTLIFYAIGTRDYATVRGGVLVAALLFVLANLLADIANRVLDPRSRTAGGDT; this is encoded by the coding sequence ATGGCGCGGTACATCGCCGCACGCTGCGGTGCGGCCGTGGTCGTCGCGTTGCTGATCACCGTCCTGCTGTCGATGCTCGAACGGCTGGTGCCCGGCGACCCCGCCCGGACGGTGCTCGGGCCGCGGGCCACGCCGGAGCTCGTGGAGGCGGTCCGCGCGCAGCTCGGGCTGGACAAGCCCGTCCACGTCCAGGTCTGGGACTTCGTCACCGGTGCCGTCCGTGGCGACCTCGGCAACAACTTCCTCAGCCAGACGCCCGTCTCCGAGCTCGTCGGCAACGCCCTGCCGCACACCCTGATCCTCGCCGTGTGCAGCCTGGGTGTCGCGGCACTCGTCGGCATCCCGCTCGGGGCGTACGCCGCCGCGCACCGCGGCTCGTGGATCGACCGGATCACCGCGCTGGTCTCGGTCTCGGTCATCACGGTGCCGTCCTACGTCGCGGGGCTGCTGCTGCTCCTGCTGTTCGCCGTCAAGTTGCGCTGGCTGCCGGCGATCGGCGCGGGCACCGAGAGCGCCGGCTCGTACGTCGCGCACCTCGTGCTGCCGACCCTGGCACTGGCGCTGTTGTGGATCGGCTACCTCGCCCGTCTCGTCCGCAGCAGCATGCTCGAGGTCCTGGAGAGCAACTACATCAGGACGGCGCACGCGTTCGGCCTGCGCAGCCGGGTGGTGCTGTACAAACACGCGCTGCGCAACGCGATCACGCCGACCGTCGCCGTCCTCGGCGTCGGCCTCGGCAACCTGCTCGGCGGCGCCGTCTTCGTCGAGGTGATCTTCAACCGACCGGGCCTCGGCACGCTGATCTTCTACGCGATCGGCACCCGCGACTACGCGACCGTACGCGGCGGTGTGCTCGTCGCCGCGCTGCTGTTCGTACTCGCCAACCTGCTGGCCGACATCGCCAACCGGGTGCTCGACCCGCGCAGCCGCACGGCCGGAGGTGACACCTGA